The sequence TTCGGCGCTGATCCGATTTGCTGCAGACCGTTCCGGCGGCCGGCCGGTGGTGCTCTCCTGCGCTTCGATGGGAAGCCTTATCTGCTGGAGTCTGGCTCGCGAACAGGCGGCGGTGGCCGCGCTCGGCGGAATGATGATCATGGCTGGTGTCAGCGATCCGGATTTTCAGAAAAGCGCCGCCTACAGGGCGAAGCTGCCGATTTTTTTCGCCCATGGCAGCCGCGACAGCGTGTATCCTGCCGAGGTCCAGATCGCGCGCTATCGCGCGCTCAAGGCCAAGAATTATCCGACGCGTTTCGTCCTGTTCGAAACGGGTTCGCACGGTACGCCGGTGCGCATGACCGACTGGCGGGACGCGTTGAACTGGATCGCGAGCCGGTAGAGTAAAAGCGTGAATTGGTTTCCCCGCACTCAGCGCAAGGCCGCAACGAATAATATGGACGAGTTCGATAGCTGGGGGCGGCTCGTGCGCCGGCCGCGACGGGCGATTTCACCCGATGACTATGAGGACCGGATAGGCTCGATCGAGCCGATGGCGTTTCTGCCTTTCGGCAATGGCCTGAGCTACGGGGACAGTTGCCACAATGATCTCGGAATGCTTATCGAGAGCCGGAGACATAGTCGCATCCTTGCCTTCGGCCCAGGGACAGGGCTGATTTCCTGCGAGGCCGGCGTCAGCTTGCGCGATGTCCTCCTCCGGGCGATACCGCATCGTTTTTTTCTTCCCGTGACGCCGGGCACTGGTTTCGTCACCGTCGGCGGTGCCGTCGCCAATGACGTTCATGGCAGGAACCAACACGCCCGCGGCACCTTCGGCAATCATGTTGAGCGCCTAACGCTGCTGCGCTCGAACGGCGAGCGCCTGGTCTGCTCTCTCGACGAAAACGCCGAACTTTTCGCTGCCACGATTGGCGGCATGGGGCTGACAGGCCTCATCCTCGATGTCGATCTTCGGCTGATGAAGGTTCCGTCGCCGCACGTTCAGCGACATGCCATGCGTTTCGACAATCTCGATCACTATTTCGCGCTCGTTGATCGCGCCGAAGAAGAGCACGAATATTCAGTTGCCTGGATCGATCAACTCGCAACCGGACAGCGGCAGGGCAGGGGAATGTTGTTGGCGGCCGATCACGCCGAC is a genomic window of Sinorhizobium numidicum containing:
- a CDS encoding FAD-binding oxidoreductase, coding for MDEFDSWGRLVRRPRRAISPDDYEDRIGSIEPMAFLPFGNGLSYGDSCHNDLGMLIESRRHSRILAFGPGTGLISCEAGVSLRDVLLRAIPHRFFLPVTPGTGFVTVGGAVANDVHGRNQHARGTFGNHVERLTLLRSNGERLVCSLDENAELFAATIGGMGLTGLILDVDLRLMKVPSPHVQRHAMRFDNLDHYFALVDRAEEEHEYSVAWIDQLATGQRQGRGMLLAADHADASCELNDIPKEPKLSVPFSPSFNLFNTATLKALNEYRFRREKPGETVSTVNWTSYFHPLDWISGWNRLYGPEGICQHQSVYPAESAPEITARLMEIARRAGHASFLTVLQRFGDIASRGLLSFTRPGFSLTLDFGNQGEATTKLLDTLDRTVVDAGGAVNPSRDARMRPAVFEASFPSWEKLEALRDPAMVSDFWRRTALALR